A single genomic interval of Verrucomicrobiia bacterium harbors:
- a CDS encoding DUF3008 family protein has protein sequence MPAKSKQQQKAAGAALSAKRGGKSKSSLKGASRSMYDSMSQKQLRDLAKTKRKSLPRKKKS, from the coding sequence ATGCCAGCAAAATCAAAACAACAGCAGAAAGCCGCAGGCGCAGCGCTTTCAGCCAAGCGCGGCGGAAAGAGCAAGAGCTCACTGAAAGGCGCGTCGCGCAGCATGTACGATTCGATGAGCCAGAAGCAGTTGCGGGATCTGGCCAAAACGAAACGCAAGTCGCTTCCGCGAAAGAAAAAAAGCTGA